gtctacctaatgaaacacaagtctgaaacctttgaaaagttcaaggaatttcagagtgaggttgagaatcaacgtgacaggaaaataaaattcttacgatcagatcgtggtggagaatatttaagtcacgagtttggtacacacttaaggaaatgtggaatagtttcacaactcacgccgcctggaacacctcagagaaatggtgtgtccgaacgtcgtatcgcactctattggatatggtgcgatctatgatgtctcttaccgatttaccgctcattttggggctatgctttagagactgccgcattcactttaaatagggctccagcgaaatccgttgagacgacaccgtatgaattatggtttgggaagaaacctaagctgtcgtttctaaaagtttggggatgcgatgcttatgttaagaaacttcaacctgaaaagctcgaacccaagtcggagaaatgcgtcttcataggataccctaaggaaactattgggtataccttctacctcagatccgaaggcaagatcttcgttgccaagaacgggtcctttctggaggagtttctctcgaaagaattgagtgggaggaaagtggaacttgatgaggtgatagtcaccccttccgaaccagaaagtagcgcagcgcgggaaaatgttcctgtggtgcctacaccgactggggaggaagttaatgatgatgatcatgaagcttcggatcaagttactactgaacttcgtaggtccacaaggacacgttccgcaccagagtggtacggcaaccctgtcctggaaatcatgttgttagacaacggtgaaccttcgagctatgaagaagcgatggcgggcccggattccgacaaatggctagaagccatgaaatccgagataggatccatgtatgaaaacgaagtatggactttgactgacttgcccgatgatcggcgagccatagaaaacaaatggatctttaagaagaagacggacgcggatggtagtgtgaccatctataaggctcgactcgtcgctaagggttatcgacaagttcaaggggttgactacgatgagactttctcactcgtagcgaagctgaagtccgtccgaatcatgttagcaattgccgcatactatgattatgagatatggcagatggacgtcaaaacggcattccttaacggcttccttaaggaagagttgtatatgatgcagccggaaggttttgtcgattctaagaatgctaacaaagtatgcaagctccagcgctcaatctatgggctggtgcaagcatctcggagttggaacattcgctttgatgagatgatcaaagcgtttgggtttacacagacttatggagaagcctgtgtttacaagaaagtgagtgggagctctgtagcatttctcttattatatgtggatgacatattattgatgggaaatgatatagaattcttggaaagtataaaggcctatttgaataagtgttttttaatgaaggaccttggagaagctgcttatatattaggcatcaagatctatagagatagatcgagacgcctcataggtctttcacagagtacataccttgacaagatattgaagaagttcaatatggatcagtccaagaaggggttcttgcctgtattgcaaggtgtgcagttgagcacggctcaatgcccgaccacggcagaagatagagaaaagatgagtgtcatcccctatgcctcggccatagggtctattatgtatgccatgctgtgtaccagacctgatgtaaaccttgccgtaagtttggtaggaaggtaccaaagtaatcccggcatggaacactgaacagcggtcaagaatatcctgaaatacctgaagaggactaaggatatgtttctcgtttatggaggtgacgaagagctcgtcgtaaagggttacgtcgacgctagcttcgacacagatctagatgactccaagtcacaaaccggatacgtgtatattttgaatggaggagcagtaagctggtgcagttgcaagtaaagcgtcgtggcgggatctacatgtgaagcggagtacatggcagcctcggaggcagcacaggaagcagtctggataaaggagttcattaccgacctaggggtgattcccaatgcgtcgggcccgatgactctcttctgtgacaacactggagctattgcccttgcgaaggagcccaagtttcacaggaagaccaggcatatcaagcgtcgcttcaactccattcgtgaaagtgttcaaaatggagacatagatatttgtaaagtacatacggacctgaatgtagcagatccgttgactaaacctctccctagagcaaaacatgatcaacaccaggacgcaatgggtgtttgattcatcataatgtaactagattattgactctagtgcaagtgggagactcttggaaatatgccctagaggcaataataaatggttattattatatttctttgttcatggtaattgtctattgttcatgctataattgtgttatccggaaatcgtaatacatgtgtgaatacatagaccacaacgtgtccctagtaagcctctagttgactagctcgttgatcaacagatagtcatggtttcctgactatggacattggatgtcattgataacgggatcacatcattaggagaatgatgtgatggacaagacccaatcctaagcatagcataaaagatcgtgtagtttcgtttgctagagcttttccaatgtcaagtatcttttccttagaccatgagatcgtgcaactcccggatgccgtaggagtgctttgggtgtgccaaacgtcacaacgtaactgggtgactataaaggtacactacgggtatctctgaaagtgtctgttgggttggcacggatcgagactgggatttgtcactccgtgtgacggagaggtatctctaggcccactcggtaatgcatcatcataatgagctcaatgtgactaaggagttagtcacgggatcatgcattgcggtacgagtaaagagacttgccggtaacgagattgaacaatgtattgggataccgacgatcgaatctcgggcaagtaacataccgattgacaaagggaattgtatacgggattgattgaatcctcgacatcgtggttcatctgatgagatcatcgtggaacatgtggtagccaacatgggtatccagatcccgctgttggttattgaccggagaggcgtctcggtcatgtctgcatgtctcccgaactcgtagggtctacacacttaaggttcggtgacgctagggttgtagagatatgagtatgcggaaacccgaaagttgttcggagtcccggatgagatcccggacgtcacgaggagttccggaatggtccggaggtgaagaattatatataggaagcccagtttcggccaccgggaaagttccgggggttatcggtattgtaccgggaccaccggaagggtcccgggggtccaccgggtggggccacctgtcccggagggccccatgggctgaagtgggaagggaaccagcccttagtgggctggggcgccccccaagatgcataattttaaaattttcctacgctcaccaagatgcatctatggagtatactagcaacgaggggaaaggagtgcatctacatacccttgtagatcgcgagcggaagcgttccaatgaatgtggatgacggagtcgtactcgccgtgatccaaatcaccgatgaccgagtgccgaacggacggcacctccgcgttcaacacacgtacggtgcagcgacgtctcctccttcttgatccagcaaggggaaggagaggttgatggagatccagcagcacgacggcgtggtggtggatgtagcgggatgccggcagggcttcgccgagcttctacgagagagagaggtgtagcaggggaggagggaggcgcccaaggctgagatgttgctgccctccctcccccctttatataggccccctgggagggggggcgccggccaaaaccCCATCTGGTGGGGGGGGGCGGCggcaaggggggtgccttgccccccaaggcaagtggggcgcccccttgccctagggtttccaaccctaggcgcaggggaaggcccatgggggggcgcccagcccaataggggctggttcccttcccacttcagccctcggggccctccgggataggtggccccacccggtggacccccgggacccttctggtggtcccggtacaataccggtaacccccgaaactttcccgatggccgaaacttgacttcctatatataattcttcacctctggaccatttcggaactcctcgtgacgtccgggatctcatccgggactccgaacaactttcgggtttccgcatacatatatctctacaaccctagcgtcaccgaaccttaagtgtgtagaccctacgggttcgggagacatgcagacatgaccgagacgcctctccggtcaataaccaacaacgggatctggatacccatgttggctcccacatgttccacgatgatctcatcggatgaaccacgatgtcgaggattcaatcaatcccgtatacaattccctttatcaatcggtatgtcacttgcccgagattcgatcgtcggtatcccaataccttgttcaatctcgttaccggcaagtctctttactcgtaccgtaatgcatgatcccgtgactaacgccttagtcacattgagctcattatgatgatgcattaccgagtgggcccagagatacctctccgtcacacggagtgacaaatcccagtctcgatccgtgccaacccaacagacactttcggagatacccgtagtgcacctttatagtcacccagttacgttgtgacgtttggcacacccaaagcactcctacggtatccgggagttgcacgatctcatggtctaaggaaaagatgcttgacattggaaaagctctagcaaacgaaactacacgatcttttatgctatgcttaggattgggtcttgtccatcacatcattctcctaatgatgtgatcccgttatcaatgacatccaatgtccatagtcaggaaaccatgactatcagttgatcaacgagctagtcaagtagaggcttaccagggatacgttgtggtctatgtattcacacatgtattacgatttccggacaatacatttatagcatgaacaatagacaattaccatgaacaaagaaatataataataaccatttattattgcgtctagggcatatttccaacaccatgggcctcccccctgcgcctagggttggaaaccctagggtggggggcgccccacttgacttggggggggggggtaagttaccctccttggccgccgccccccccccccctctagatgggtcttagccggcgccccccccctcccagggggcctatataaaggggggagggcagcaacattacagccttgggcgcctccctcctcccctgcaacacctctccctctcgcagaagctcggcgaagccctgccgagatcccgctacatccaccaccacgccgtcgtgctgctggatctccatcaacctctccttcccccttgctggatcaagaaggaggagacgtcgctgcaccgtacgtgtgttgaacgcggaggagccgtccgttcggcactcggtcatcagtgatttggatcacggcgagtacgactccatcaaccacgttcattggaacgcttccgctcgcgatctacaagggtatgtagatgcactcctttcccctcgttgctagtatactccatagatggatcttggtgagcgtaggaaaattttaaaattctgctacgatccccaacagcacAACCATTGGCGCAGTGTGTGTCGTGGCGTCGTCTTCGCCTATCTACTGTTGTTTGTCTTGCTGTGACGTTTTCCGCCCAACTCTCTGCTCCTGGGCCTCTCGTGCCACCATGCGTGGTAGTAAACCCGGTAGAGATGATGTGGTTGTGGTATTGTGGTGGTGGTGTCGTGGTGCCTATGTCCTTCTGTGGGTCTCCTGCGCCATCATCTGTTGTGTCGTTGACAACTTGACATGACAATGCTGCCAAGTTATTCGATTGTGGTAGTGACCATGACCGTGAGCTTCTTTACTTTGTATGAATGCATGAATTTTTGCTACATGGTGCATTTTTCTATGAATGTTGCAATTACAATTTTGCTCTTCATATCTTATACAATTTTGCTAGGCATCTTATGCTCCGTGGTGGATAGAGCCTTGTAAGACTGTGGTATGAATGTTTCAGTTAGAATTGTGGTATGGGTCTTATAGTTTTATTGCTATGAATGTTATTGAATGGCTATATATCTTTGTATTATTTTTTGCTATGAGTATTGCAATTAGAATTTTCATATGCATCTTCTAATAGTTTGATATGCATATTATGCTATGTGGTGTATAGAGTCATGTAATATTTTGGTATGAATGTTTTAATAAGAATTGTGGTATGAATCATATATTTTACTGCTATGAATGTTATTGAATGCTATATACCTTCGTGTTGTTTTGCTCTGAATACTGCAGTTGGAATTGTGTTACACATCTTATAATTTTTTTATTAATGTTGCAATTGCTATATGTTAGAATTTTGCTATGAATATATTAGAACTTTAGAATGCATGTTTGTATGTTTCATTCTTATCTTTCATATTCCCCTCTCACCTTGTCTAGAAATATCACTAAATATTACCGAGGCCAACTACACCTCTCCTGCCATTCATATGCTCATGTCTCCACTCAGGCTTTGTAAATGCACCAACTTTGTATGTACACAACACATTGTTTGGAAAAAAAACATACTCCAGACTCAGCTCATAAAATTGGTTTAGACAGTTGCATGACAAATTAAGTAGGGTTTTTATAAATGCGATACTGGGGTCATTCCAAGACATAATATTCTAATATTCTATCATAAGTTTGTGCAGCATGGAGCACGTTGCAACAAAACTTTCTGCTCAACCAACCATGCGCGCTCAACCAATCAACTTGTGTCCATTTCACTCTCCGGCCAATTccacttaggccttgtacaatgagaGATGCTTAtgaaggtgcttagaaaaataaaccgggtttaTCTGAAGCACCGGCGCCTATTTTCataggagagacgcttagttaagcgtctaccctatacaaataagcaccggtgcttaagaaaatcTTGGTTTATTTCTTTAAGCATCTctcctaagcacctcccattgtatcATAGCATCGATTCCTGCTCTATAAATAGCATGCTCAAGTCACCAATCAACACAACAGCAGAAGCAGCAGCAAAATATATATCCCCACGAGGCCACGAGTTCACGAGCTAATCACTCGAGATTGTCGATAGTGCTCTTCGGCTAGCTCATTGGTAACTTAAGCTCAGTGAGGGTTGCACTCACAAAAATGCAAGGCCTCACGGCATCTTGCAAGATCGTGCTCGTGATGTTTCTGCTCGGCTTAGGCTTGGCAGGAGCCACCGCCGACAGCCGTAGGAGGCACATCTCCAGCAGCCCTGACGAGCCGTGCAAGAAGATGACGCTCTACCTCCACGACATCCTCTACAACGGTGTCAACAACAGTGCCAACgcgacggcggcgccggcgaccAAGCCGACGGACCTGAGCACAACGCACTGGAGCAACGGCACCTTCTTCGGCATGCTGGTGGTGTTCGACGACCCGGTGACGGAGGGGACGGCGCTGCCCATCGGGCAGGAGGAGCCGGCGGCGCGCGCGCAGGGGTTCTACTTCTACGACAAGAAGGAGTCGTACAGCGGGTGGTTCTCCTTCTCGCTCGTGTTCAACTCAAAGGCATGCAGGGGCACCCTCAACCTCATGGGCGCCGATCCCATGGACGCGGAGACGCGTGACTTTTCCGTCGTCGGGGGCACCGGCGACTTCTTCATGGCGCGCGGCGTCGCGACGATCCACACCGACGCCACCGAAGGCTACTTCTACTTCCGCCTCAAGATGGACATCAAGCTCTACGAGTGCTACGTCTAATCTGATAAGTTATCAATATGCATGGTTATAACATGCACGTCCGCGTGTGCCGGTAAGGATCAAGGAGTGATGTTGGTGCTGTTGTTTTTCTTTGTATGGTGAGTTGCGTGCATGCATGGGCGCATGTGCTTTTTGTGTCCTTCGTGTATGATTCGATGTGAGTTGTTGTGTTGTTGTTAATTCTTGGATGCATGGGCATCTCGATTCTGTATCATGTGACGAGAGTTTAAATTTCACATTGTTGTTATTGTTTATGCATGTTTGATGTACCAAACTGATGAGAAATGCGGATAATATATACATACTACAAATACTCCCCCTTAATTAGCAGGCCTACGAGATGCAACAGCTAGacgatgcaaaaaaaaaaacactaGCCACTCAAAAGTCTAGCTACATTAGGGAGGAAAGATGGATAAACATGTTTCGTACTAATCAGGCCTATGAGGTGGAACAAGATGTGGAAGAAAAGGGAGATATGATTCAACTACTCCTAATATATCTTGAGTCTTGCCTTTAATATATGTAAAATTAATATAATAATAATTTATGATTGGTTATACTAACTAAGATACTAATCAGTAGTTCGTGCAAATCTGTAGTATAGATACTAATTTATGATTGGTTATACTAACTAAggagccttttattattaatttaacttCACCGAaaatattttccacctatatattatttatcgatAATATCCTGTATTGCCCGATAAACTCCAAAACCCTTCCGGTGATCCCGAAACGCTTCCGGTTCCTTACGAAACTATTCCACAAATAAATCCTCGATACtctcgtcctactaacactcagaagatcatgattaccttaagcttgggACCCTATAAGTTCGGTAAATCATATACATGAATGAAACTCCTTcgctcaatgaccgatagcggaaccgtggtcgtccatatcgatccctatgattacatgaatgatattcgagtgaacatttgattatcatgtgatgttccctttgcttcacgatactttaAAAAACTCGAGGTGTCtctcggtatcctcttgagtcatgcacatgctcactataccatcATTCTTGttgccggttttgttcttctttctcgttgaagtgTTCTGCCATCCCCAtgacatagtcacctgtgtctggccggacaatgatggatgccgtcacatcgagacggccctaagaatatctctccatcgtcggaggagcaaatcccactctcgagctatctagtcccttgtcaaactttctgattaacatgtaagttgtcgttatgaccaccgtgttacagatgacgtttgagcaaccccaaagtccaccgtaTGGTAGGAAGTGACTACAGTACTCTCATGGTCTGAGAAACTAAAAACACATGTTAACACACCGTGTTATAgcaattgacaggtgatgcacaggggttttcccccatttattgaggatcaagtttggtgtgtggtggaaccactcatcaaaaaatatcttgatactcatttaaaaaattctgaggatcatgtttatcttggtagtcatactaaaatggccgtatgcatccctagttggtgcaaaggccggggaagtgaaattctaCCCCAATTTAAAGTGGCTGTATGCATCTTttcgatgcagaggccggggaatggcctccttctcaaaaaaaaaaccttcTTTGGCATGCTGGTAGTGTTCGACGACCCGGTGACGGAGCGGACGGCGCTGCCCGTCAGGCAGGAGGAGCCGGCGGCGCGCGCACAGGGGTTCTACTTCTACGACAAGAAGGAATCGTACCGCGGGTGGTTCTCCTTCTCGCTCGTGTTCAACTCGAAGGCATGCAGGGGCACCCTCAACCTCATGGGCGCCGATCCCATGGACGCGGAGACGCGTGACTTTTCCGTCGTAGGGGGCACCGGCGACTTCTTCATGGCGCGCGGCGTCGCGACGATCCGCACCGACGCCACCGAGAGCTacttctttttttttgagggaaggccatcatggctagctttattaagaTCAAATAATCAGTACATCGTCCACTAGTTTAGCTATGAGGCAACCCGGGGGCTCCTCAGACCAACTACTCGAGATCTTATTATAAAAGCAATACTGAGCTAGCTCATGAGCCGCTTGATTAGCAGACCGAAACCAATGTTTAAACTTAACCTTTCCAATAGAAACACTAATATCCACACATTCCGCGAAGATTGCTGAAGCCGCATCCCACCAACGTGACTCACCAGTGCAGAAATCTACAACGATGAGGGAATCTGACTCCGCTTCTACACGGTGAAGTCCCAAGTTGTTTGCAAGAATTAATCCATCACGCATCGCCATTGCCTCCATAGTTACCACATTTGTAGCATACGGGACATAGACACATTGAGCCGCCAacagattgttggaaatatgccctagaggcaataataaatggttattattatatttctttgttcatggtaattgtctattattcatgctataattgtattgtccggaaatcgtaatacatgtgtgaatacatagaccacaacctgtccctagtaagcctctagttgactagctcgttgatcaacagatagtcatggtttcctgactatggacattggatgtcattgataacgggatcacatcattaggagaatgatgtgatggacaagacccaatcctaagcatagcataaaagatcgtgtagtttcgtttgctagagcttttccaatgtcaagtatcttttccttagaccatgagatcgtgcaactcccggataccgtaggagtgctttgggtgtgccaaacgtcacaacgtaactgggtgactataaaggtgcactacgggtatctccgaaagtgtctgttgggttggcacggatcgagactgggatttgtcactccgtgtgacggagaggtatctctgggcccactcggtaatgcatcatcataatgagctcaatgtgactaaggcgttagtcacgggatcatgcattgcggtacgagtaaagagacttgccggtaacgagattgaacaaggtattgggataccgacgatcgaatctcgggcaagtaacataccgattgacaaagggaattgcatacggattgattgaatcctcgacaccgtggttcatccgatgagatcatcgtggaacatgtgggagccaacatgggtatccagatcccgctgttggttattgaccggagaggcgtctcggtcatgtctgcatgtctcccgaacccgtagggtctacacacttaaggtccggtgacgctagggttgtagagatatatgtatgcggaaacccgaaagttgttcggagtcccggatgagatcccggacatcacgagaggttccggaatggtccggaggtgaagaattatatataggaagtcaagtttcggccaccgggaaagtttcgggggttaccggtattgtaccgggaccaccggaagggtcccgggggtccaccgggtggggccacctatcccggagggccccgtgggctgaaagtggaagggaaccagcccttagtgggctggggcgccccccttgggcctccccccatgcgcctagggttgggaaccctaggggggagcttcccccttgccttggggggcaaggcaccccttcccccccacttggccgccgccccccttggagatctgatctcccaagggctggcgcccccccaggggtcctataaatagtgggggggagggagggcagcaaccacagccttgggcgcctccctcctcccctgcaacacctctctctctctcgcagaagcttggcgaagccctgccggagacccgctacatccaccaccacgccgtcgtgctgttggatctccatcaacctctccttcccccttgctggatcaagaaggaggagacgtcgctgcaccgtacgtgtgttgaacgcggaggtgccgtccgttcggcactcggtcatcggtgatttggatcacggcgagtacgactccgtcatccacgttcattggaacgcttccgctcgcgatctacaagggtatgtagatgcactcctttcccctcgttgctagtagactccatagatgcatcttggtgagcgtaggaaaattttaaattatgctacgattcccaacagtggcatcatgagccaggtctatgcgtagttactatgcacgagtagaacacaaagcagttgtgggcgttgagtttgccaattcttctt
This region of Triticum aestivum cultivar Chinese Spring chromosome 2D, IWGSC CS RefSeq v2.1, whole genome shotgun sequence genomic DNA includes:
- the LOC123048937 gene encoding dirigent protein 5-like, with protein sequence MQGLTASCKIVLVMFLLGLGLAGATADSRRRHISSSPDEPCKKMTLYLHDILYNGVNNSANATAAPATKPTDLSTTHWSNGTFFGMLVVFDDPVTEGTALPIGQEEPAARAQGFYFYDKETRDFSVVGGTGDFFMARGVATIHTDATEGYFYFRLKMDIKLYECYV